Below is a genomic region from Gadus macrocephalus chromosome 14, ASM3116895v1.
GCTAATACAGGCAGGTTCACATCACATTGTGTGAACTGTGTTAATAGTCTAAAacagtaaataaaaaagtgaaTATTCAATTTGTTTGATCATACCGCTGTATGTATTTCAATAGTCCATAATGCTTGAGACATCATAACAGAGAACTATGTACCTTTGGGACTGCAGAAAAAGACACATTCAACTTAACCAAAATGCTTAAACTTGTTGAAAATAAACACAGCGTGATCTCTGAGGACATCTAGTGGTTCTCTCTATTGCTATTATGGAACATTTTGACTTGTCAAGTTCCAGAGAAATAAGCCATATTTGGAAGTGCGAAGCTAAGTGCAACTTGCAGCTTTAACATGACTCAACAGTGGTGTGCCCGATTATTCATTTGGAAAATATTCACGGCGAGATCTTTGTGTCATTTGGCTTGAGTCAGTAGACTATTGTATCAAGTCACTAATAGTTTacaatattaaaacataaaaaaaataatgctaTGCACAAAAGGCCCTGGATTGCTCTTTATGTTTTGTTTGGTGCACTGTTATAATCCCCTCTCTCTTACATATACGTCTTTCTCTCTAAATGGGATTTTCCAAGAATCTCACCACTGAACTGGTAAGTCAActtcttctttattttcttcacTTCGCCGGTTTTGCCATAGTTGCGTAAGGCGCGAGCCATCTTCTGATATGTCATTTTTTTTCGGTTTCCCTTCTGAATCCCCCAGCGGTGAGCGAGGGCCTCCTTGTGTTTGGAAGAGAACTGAAAGGTCCCCTTGTCTCTGTCCACCCACCAGATACTGTCCTTCATGTCTCCGTTCCGCAGGAGATCCAACAGGAACTGGTACAGGCGGATCTTCTTTTTGTTGCCTGTTGGCGACAATTCACAGCACTATATTATTGTCGTGTTTTTCATACTCACTGTCTCGTATTTCATACAACCACAGAGTGCTTTCAAATCACAAATGGAGAGACTTGGGCTCATCTCAGTCTGTGTTTGAAGACCTACCGAGCTGTGATACAGATCCGATTGTCGGGATTTACCCAGCTTTCTCAGTATATCATAGTCCGTTATTATCCAATTGTAAATATTCAACGCTCGAATCCACCAAACAATCCCATTAGAACAGGAAAATACAAACCAACCACATTATTGCCATGCGTGGTTGAGCAACCTTGAGGGTGTCTCCTCCAGTCCAAAAAGTaccaaaaaaaaatcccaacacccacccacgcacaaagacagacacccacccacccatccaacccccccccccccccccaacacacacgcacacacacacgcacacgcacacgcacacgcacacgcacacgcacacacacacacacacacctaaacacccccacacacacgtgacACCATCCAGATCTTTACCCAGTTCTCCATGCGTGGAAGGTGGCAGGCGGCCCCTCAGACTCTCCTCATCGGACACCTCCAGCGGGGGGCTCCGGCCGCCACGATCCTCCTCGTCAGAGCTGCGGTGAGCTGGCGAGGCGTGCTGGAACATGGGCCGCGGGAAGAATGAGACCTGGGTAAACGGAAGCACACGTTTAGATACACACTCCCAGTCCAACGGTAGGCTCCGCGCTTCGATCCCTGGAAGCGACCAGTTGGCGGTGCCTTGAGGTTCCTGGGCTCCTATAGCAGTGGCCATGCTCGTACCCAACGGTTATATCTTGGATCACACTTTAAAGTGTCCACTCtgaaaaaaaatatgcatatCGTGATGTGTTGAATTCTAACAAAACAAGTACATGGTATATTTCTGTCGTATACGTTTATTTTTGCATtggcacaaacacatagactcacacacaaacacacgcacacacacacgaatacacacacacacacacacgcgcgcgcacacacacacagatataaacacatacaaacatctggatgtgtgtgcatgtgattttgattgtgtgtttgtgtgtgtgtgtgtgtgtgtgtgtgtgtgtgtgtgtgtgtgtgtgtgtgtgtgtgtgtgtgtgtgtgtgtgtgtgtgtgtgtgtgtgtgtgtgtgtgtgtgtgtgtgtctgtctgcatgggtgtgcatttgtgtgtgtgtgtgtgtgtgtgtgtgtgactgtgtgactgtgttcagTGCTGAAGCCTGAGTGATGGTCAATGATGGCGGAGACGGTGATAAAGTGAAGGACTCACTGGCTGCTGCAGGACGTGGTGGTGTGTGGGCACGCCGGGATCCAGGAGGTCCACCATGTCGTAACGCAGGGTGTCGGGCCGGATCAGGGTCGGCGCGTGCAGAGGCTGAACGCTCTGCAACTCGGTGAACTGGTTTTCTGGTAGGTTCTCAAACTCTCCGTGGACATGCACGTGGTGAGGGTGGTAGTCCCAGTGTTCTGGAGGACAAACAGCATCAGGTTAACTGCTTTAGATTGGTTGAGAGCACCTCACCAGGTAAAAGAACAATGCTAAGCAGTCTTGTCATGCTAATAAATGATACACGTATTGAATGTGGTTATTAACAAGCAGCatgggtgatgtgtgtgtgtgtgtgggtgtgtgtgtgtgtgtgggtgtgtgtgtgtgtgtgtgtgtgtgtgtgtgtgggtgtgggtgtgggtatgtgtgtgtgggtgtgtgtgtgtgtgtgtgtgtgtgtgtgtgtgtgtgtgtgtgtgtgtgtgtgtgtgtgggtgtgggtgtgggtatgtgtgtgtgtgtgtgtgtgtgtgtgtgtgtgtgtgggggtatgtgtgtgtgtgtgtgtgtgtgtgtgtgtgtgtgtgtgtgtgtgtgtgtgtgtgtgtgtgtgtgtgtgtgtgtgtgtgtgtgtgtgtgtgtgtgtgtgtgtgtgtgtgtgtgtgtgtgtgtgtgtgtgtgggtgggtgggtgagacTGTGTGTTTCCATTGGTCTGTGACAGCGCTGCAGAAAATATTCAAATTATCAACAGAAATTCTATTTGTAGAAGATCCTTTCCACTTCAACCATGAAAAGATTGAAATAGAATTCAACTGTTATTTTATGTCACCCTTTGAACCAAGTGCAACCGGTGCCCCGGGCAATTATCCTTTCTATTTGCATTCACATCATATGTACATCAAGAATGATATTAAACAGAAATAATTGGAGTGTAGATAGTGCAGTTTGCAGTTGTAATTATTGCATTGTGAAGCACTTCTGCAGCAAATCTGATTTACCAGTACATACCCATATTTGTCCTAAATATGGAATAAgctaaaataatgaataataaaccTTTCGATCTAGAATACAGCATGTATGCTGGATGTCTGAATGTATGAATTGATGAATGTAACCTATGTATacaataaagtatatatataaatatactcaTACATAAAACAATATATGAATTTAACGTATTTTTCAGGGCCTGATTgatttaataatatattaaaagCAGTGGATTGAAAGAGAAAGTGCAGAACCTCTGTGTTGTTAACATAATAATAGATATAGCAGCTATTCTATGTCTCTGGCAGCTGCCAGCGAGCCGGCATCTGTTTCCTGTCGACCATACAGCCATACAGACTCCAGCTGCAcgtatttcattatttttctaAACTTGTATCTATGCATGTTTGTACGTTTATGTTGTCCACATAATCCAACACAATTCAttgttgtaaatatatataacacattCTTCATTGCTATTGAATCGAATCTTTTTGTCAAGGCAAATGTGGTTTGATAATGTACACCCATAAGAAAGTTTGGTCTCACCTGATTGGATATCTCCATCAAGGATATATGGATTATATGGATATTCTGCGATTTGTTGTCTATAGATCTCAGGATCATACATTTCTTCTGGAGGCTAGAAGACAAAAGACAAATGTCTTACAATCTGAAAATGGAATGCATTGCGACTACACCTTGGACATATTTTCACGCTGAATCTATCCTCCATTTTATTCAGGCTGTGATCAGATGGATTTGGATATTTCCAAAAATGTACTAATATACCAAGTAACAAATAGCTATGTGAGAACCAATATGAATTAAAAATGTTAATACTCACAGGGGGGATGAGGTAGCTCTCCATTCTGTATGGATGCAACATGGAGACGTCCAACTCACTCACAGTTTTTTCTCTTATAATCTTTCAAAACTTTTGTGGCAGCATTGCACAACGTTTCAAAATTTCCTTTCCCCGACAGAAACCCCCAAATGTCTCTTTCTCGTTCAATCCTCAAGTATACACAAAAGTTTATGGTAGTGCGCCTGTATCTGAAATAACTAGAACCCTGCGAGCGTTTTGAGActcaaaaagagaaaaggaaacCTTGACTTTTGTCGGTGTGAGCACCGAGTGTGTCTGCTGAAGTGTGTCTGCTGAAGGTTTCTGAGCATTGGTGATTTGTCATTAGGACTCACGTAAACTTCTCTTTTTATCAGCTCTTGTGGTGTCCCTTTgtgagcagccaatcagaaaatggCATTCGTTGACTCTCAGTCGGTGTAAGTTCCTTTAGAAGATTAGACCAGCTTGGGGCACCCTGATGCTTCAGGTAAAGTATTGGCATCCTGAGTGCTTTCGACATTTAAACCTCGATAGAACTTACAGCACAACTTACTTGAAACCCCTGTCACCCCAGTTATCTAACAAAGACACATAATCAGATCAAAGAAAAAAGTTTGTGGAGTGTTGACTCCTATTACTATCTAATTATCTATCTAAAATATGACAAAAACATTTGTAtccattttttatttgattcatttattttcagaaTGACAATGGTTAATCTGTAACAATATTAAGATATAGCAAGAAACTGATACATACAATACATACAATACACAGACACTGATCCAGATATATCAGGCAGgcgggcccacacacacacacacacacacacacacacacacacacacacacacacacacacacacacacacacacacacacacacacacacacacacacacacacacacacacacacacacacacacacacacacacacactcattcacacacaaatagcTAAAAGAAGATTAGATGTAAGTTGCTATTTTGTAACACAGCAGATGGAGGTTATGATTAACAGATGATAACAACAAGGAAACACTGTCTCGTCTGCTACAGACTGATAGCAACTATTAAAACCCAGGTCTTTAAGGATTTCCTTCATTAAGACAATCCTTGTTAATAAGCCTTCAAACTAGTTTCACAACAACCATTGATTGTTAATATCTTTATACTGCACAAAGCAATTTGCAGTTGAATCTTTGCCATAAATGGAAAGATCATACATCCTAGGACTTCATAAAGCTAGGTCTTGATGAATGAGACactcatcaacacaacacagtaCAATACACTTCACTACACTatagcacagcacagcacagtacagcaaaacacaacacaatacatcatactacagtatagtacagtacagtCCAACACAATACACTACACTACATTTCACTAAAACACAGTACTGTGCACCTTGAATGCACATCTTCGGAGAGGTCGGATAATATGTACTGAAGAAGACACATTTTCTAACATATTACATAACATGATGTTACATTTTAAAGAACAATAAACATATAACTGTAAGTAGTTGCCATGCAAAAAAATCGGAACCGTTATTAATAAACATTCTTAGCATCATTGTGAGCAAAGCGGCCATTGGTGGACATTGGTCTTAGGGCCTAGCTATTAATTTGAGAGTTCTACTGAAACCCTGACCGTATAGCAGCATCAAGCATACACAATAAGCTCTCAGTCAATTTCTTTTGGAAGAATATAACCTTTAACCTCTCTCCTTGAATGTCAGACATGACAAAACAAGACCTGTATTTTTCAGAATGCTAAAAAGTTCCCTCCTACAGTTTActaattaaattgtatttaatcTATTGCTAAATATTATTTTCATGATGATTTGCTCAACTGGTGTCTAACCATCGTTATGGACACTATTTAAAAGgctaaaaccacacacactgcagcctaCCCTGTCTGGTGTTATCACAGCTGCCTGAGCTAAACTGATGACACTTTGTATTTGGGGTTTATATTAATACACGGAATGTGTTACAGAAAACCTACAACTATTTCTAACACAACTATTTTCAGTTTAACCAAACTTCGGTTGGCTTTAAAGGCATCAGGGTTTGCATTAAAATCCGTCCATCTATGCACATGTTAACTGATCACAGTTCTGTGTAAACAATTTGTTTATTACGACTAGCCATGGACAAAGTAAGGAACCTCATATAACCTCATAATCATATTTATGCATAGTATCCTATATTTTTATGTGGAAATGCTACCATTTGAATATGCAAACAAAGTTACAAAAATATTAGGCCTATACATGTTTTATGATAAACAATATTTTTGTATAAACAttatgtcactctctctctaaactGTCATTTTCCACTTTGCATTGTTGTTTTATTATCATTTTGTATAAGTTGCATTTGTATTGACTAAGATATGCTTAGATTAACAATAATGGGTTCTATGAATTTCTGTATTTTAAGTACGTTTTAATTCATTGCTCACGTATTTAATattacatcagaacatcagaCCATCAGATCCAACTGTGTGCACAAAGTGTGGTCGTCTAAAATCCTAAGAATTGCACATGCCTGTATTTGCGCACGAGACGGtagagtataaaaaaaaaagaggaactgGGAAATTGTCCCTTAGATTCAGTTCCTTGCAGATTGCCTTGACATGTATTCATTGTTGTGCATTTTAAATTCATGTGATCTTTCAGAGCTTTTACCTTTTTATATATTGATTACGTGAAAGTCACAAATGCAACACTATAAGGAGCTTTTTctgtaaataaatcaatattttcAACAGAAATTAAAGCATTTGACCAGACTTGGTTCATCGTATCAACATGAACGAGTCCTGTTGAAGTGGGCTTGACCAGGAGTGCTTTTTTCTATTGTTATGACAACATTATGATCCACTTCAAACCCAATTGAAAAATAGCTGCACAGAAGTCAAATTTCATTCAACATTCCTGTATGGTGGCAAGGCAccttacaaaatatatatttcatggTTGAAAAACACCATGTTATATTTAACACAAGACAAAtgttattaattaatatattgctATATATTTTACAGT
It encodes:
- the spi1b gene encoding transcription factor PU.1b, with amino-acid sequence MLHPYRMESYLIPPPPEEMYDPEIYRQQIAEYPYNPYILDGDIQSEHWDYHPHHVHVHGEFENLPENQFTELQSVQPLHAPTLIRPDTLRYDMVDLLDPGVPTHHHVLQQPVSFFPRPMFQHASPAHRSSDEEDRGGRSPPLEVSDEESLRGRLPPSTHGELGNKKKIRLYQFLLDLLRNGDMKDSIWWVDRDKGTFQFSSKHKEALAHRWGIQKGNRKKMTYQKMARALRNYGKTGEVKKIKKKLTYQFSGEILGKSHLERKTYM